Within the Zea mays cultivar B73 chromosome 10, Zm-B73-REFERENCE-NAM-5.0, whole genome shotgun sequence genome, the region gcgtacggctataattcaccggactgtccggtgagccaacggtcggtcgcgcgatccgcgcgagacacgtggccgagccaatggtcggaaggggggcaccggactgtccggtgtgcaccggacagtgtccggtgcgccaacggctccaaagcgccaacggtcggcttcgccaaataaggaaggagatccgcaccggactgtccggtggtgcaccggactgttcggtgcgccaggcgacagaaggcaagaattgccttcctggaatgctctcaacggctcctagctaccttggggctataaaagggacccctaggcgcatggaggagtacaccaagcattctctaagcattctctaagcattcctaagcaccaagactttgattccgcgcatttgattctttgcgatagcaattagagctccatttgagttgtgaacccgctgagttgtgttgtgagctcttgttgcgacttgtgtgcgtgttgatactctgatttcgtgtcttgtgtgtgttgctcattcctcccttactccgtgcttctttttgaacttcaaagtgtaagggcgagaggctccaagttgtggagattcctcgcaaacgggatatagtaaagcaaagcaaagcaccgtggtattcaagtgggtctttggaccgcttgagaggggttgattgcaaccctcgtccgttgggacgccacaacgtggactaggcaagtgttgaacttggccgaaccacgggataaaccactgtgtctatctgtgattgatcttcttgtggttatcgtgtcttgcaaggactcttctctagccacttggcattcttgtgctaactcctaatcaagttttgtggcattaagtttcaagttttacaggatcacctattcaccccccctctaggtgctctcaattgtatTAGCCACAATGGCAGCTATATATTCCATAGCATTCAGATATAAATATTTATGGATGTTTAGTATTTGCACCAACTCGTGCTGGTGTCTCACCGGGGTATTTACCAGACCAGAAGATGGTGAAAACATGAACAATGTTGGCAAAGGAAACGTGGACAGATGGCTCCATATGCTCATGGATAACCAACAAGAAGATCATGCTGCGTACCATTCTTCAGACGAACACGATAATGACGAGGAGAATGCTTCGGATGAGCAGCGAACGCAGAGCCGGGTTGACGAAGAGAGCTGCAGGAATGGGATAACTGAATATTCTGATGAGATCGTCGAGGTTGAGGACGAGATTGTTTCTGACCAGGGAGTAGAAAGAGGGAGGAACAACTTTGGAATTAAAGACAGAGAGGAAAAGAAGATTTGGTTCCATAGGACTGACATCACCTAGGGTTTCCGGTCACTGCCATCATCACCCTCCATGATCCTGGGAATGAGAAAAGGTGTGGAACACATGGCTGTCGACGATGACCGCAAATATGGCTATGAGCATTCAGTGTCTAGAAGCAGCACTAAGTTTCCGCGCCCAGCAGCCTGTGCAGCTGCGCCTCGACGCTAGAGCCCAAGACGTCGCCCATGAACCTGTACACCTGAGCGAAGCGCAGGTCGTCCAGAGACAGGGGGAACTGAACAGTCTCGACGTCGACGCCCGGGATCGAGGCACCATTGTCAGCGCACCAGATGTATATAGATAAAATGTTGATCTGTGTTCAACCAAACCAGATGTATATAGATAAAATGTTGATCTGTGTTCAAACCAACATTGCACTATTCAACAGGATTGGTTCTGGGGCTAATTTGAAGCAAGATTTAAGTCTCATGAAAGGAGCTAATTTGAAGCAGGATCTTGTTTCCATCATTTTTTGTGCTATCAATTGTCTGTAGTTGTGGATGCTTAAAGTTAGTGTGCATATATTAAATTTAGTGGGCAACTGAATCGCTTGGCTAAATGATTCTAACAAAGAGCTTCACATGAATAAAAAAACAAACAAACTGAATCACTTTAGTAATGCAAAAATGATTCAGTTATAAGCCACAGAAAAAGTTGAGACTACGGCCAGGAAAGGACCTTGTGCTAGCAAAATCCCTAACGCTACTGCCCCTACCAACTGCCGCAAGCCAACCTCATCAGCAAGCTACCGCAGAATAGTGTTCACCCATGGCTTCAGCCTGTTACCACTAGAACACTTCTAAATACCGATGAAGCTGCCATATTAAATAAGGGAAACTGAAATGGCTGGATTGTTGCATGAAAGCAGTAAATATTTCAACAACAAAAAAAACTTGTGTTGAAACAGTAAGTCAACCCATTGATCGGTGTACTTCAGAAGTTCAGAATATATAGGGTAAAGTGTTTCAGTTAGAGTCACCCTGATGTCAGATGACTGAAGACATTCTGAAATTGAAATTGTCATCTGTTCTTTTATGACAGCAATTCAAGTGGCGTTCAGCGTCAACTGCTGGTCAGAAGAAAGAGAAGGTGTAGGCGTACCTAAGATGAGCTGGTTGTTGTTGAATCGGGAGAGTGGGATGGGGTCCGTGCGTGGGTGCTTGCCCGTGCAGGCAGTACGACGCTTGTCTCCTCCCCCAGCGCCCCGCGGAGGCGCGAGCACGGCCACGAGAAGGTGAGGCCCGAGTCCCTGAGGTCCAGCGCCACCGCGCCGGAGCCAGCGCCACCACAAGGGAGAGGAGCTATGAGAAGAGTACCAGCGACCGCGACGACACGAAGAACCAGTAGAAGTCAAGGTTGGCGGGAGTACCTGGTCCTGCGGGGCAgaggaggaggagggaggagtTGGTGTAGAGATCGATGGCAGTGGCGACGGCGTGCTCGCCCGCGAGGATGATCTTGCcgggcgcgcgggcgtgcacttccAACGGGCCCCGATGCTCCGCCGTGCCAGCGACTGGATCCATGGCAAGGCACTGGGTACGCCGCCGCCGCCTCAACACCACCACGCTGCCGCCGCGCCAGTTCGTCACTCCGCCCGTTTCACCTCCGGCGGCCCGACAGCGACGACGCCAGTAGATAGACCTCCCTGGCCACCTCCGGCCTCTGCAGCGGCGATGAGGGTGGGGTGGCCTCCCTGTCCGGGCCTAGGCTCGGGCCGCTGCTCCCCTCGTCCTTATCGATGCTCAGAGAGGGGAGCGGGGCGGCTATCTCGGGGCTCGAGAGGGGATTGGATCGGAGTTATTTGAGATTGTAACAATCTCGTCGCGCGGCTTCACTAGTTTATTACTCCGCAGCTATACTTCGCTAGTTTGGTATTATGGAGCTCAAAGCCATGCCAGATTGGGACTGTTAATCTTCCGTCCTCTGTAACCTTCTATAAGCTACGGTAAAAGTCAATTTTGTCCACGACGATGATGTAACCGATCTCTACATTCTGGAGATGGCGGACAGGGGACGACGGAAGCGAGGAAGAAGACAGCGACGGAAGCGAGGAAGAAGCCACTTGGTGTAGGATACCTCGGGGCGGCCGTTCTCGGCGCATCGGAAGCCGACGTCGAGGAACCCCACCGCCGCCGCCAGCCCAGACCCAGTCCCCGTCGAACAGGTCGCACTCCTCCTCGCCGCCACTCCCCGCCGCCGCGATGGAGACCCCACCGGCCCAGAGCAGCAGCAGCGCGGCGGCCGCCACGGCCAGCCCCGCCATCTCGGCCTTCTCCCGCCGCCCCTTGGACGCCCGCCGCAGCAGGCGCTTCACCGGCGAGCCCGGCAGCATTGCCGCTGCCTACCTGGTGCCTCAGCGCGCGGGGCTAGCCGCGCGTATCTCCCAGTCGAGCTCCTGCTTCTAGTCGTGGTCCTCAGCGCGCGGGGCTCCCTCCTCGGCCTCTGCTCCTCCCGCGCCCGGTTCCCATCGCCGCTCTCTTCCGATCCCCAGCGCGTCTTCTTCCCCAGCCGCGCCCTGCCCTCTGTTCTGCTCTGCTCGCCGCGCCCTGAACCTTGCTCCAGCTCGCCGGTTGGATCTCCCTGGTGCCGCGCCCCTGCTCATCTTCCTCGCGCGCGCCTCCTCCCCATGGCCGGCAGCAGGCAGGCAGGTCCTAGCAGACTGCGAGACGGCGGTTGCAGCGGTTCTCCTGCTCGTCACGGTTGCAGCGGGAACCGCGGTCGGCCCTGCTCATCTTCCTCGTCACGGTACTGTATTTACACCTCCGAGGCGGAGGAGGTTGCTCTCTCACGTGTGGGATACCATGTCGTGCAGCCAGGACAGATCCGGGAAGGCACAACCGCACAACGCATGTTCCGAATCTCAGCCAAGAAGCGCCCACGAGCTGCTGCCATGCCATGCCGCCGTGCCATGGCAGCCAGCCAGCAATAACACATCTCCCGCGCCCGGTTCCCATCACCGCTCTCTTCCCCAGCGCGTCTTCTTCCCCAGCCGCGCCCTGTCCTCTGTTCTGCTCTGCTCGCCGCGCCCTGAACCTTGCTCCAGCTCGCCGACTGGATCTCCCTGGTGCCGCGCCCCTGCTCGTCTTCCTCGCGCGCGCCTCCTCCCCATGGCCGGCAGCAGGCAGGCAGGTCCTAGCAGACTGCGAGACGGCGGTTGCAGCGGTTCTCCTGCTTGTCACGGTTGCAGTGGGAACCGCGACCGGCCCTGCTCATCTTCCTCGTCACGGTACTGTATTTACACCTCCGAGGCGGAGGAGGTTGCTCTCTCACGTGTGGGATACCATGCCGTGCAGCCAGGACAGATCCGGGAAGGCACAACCGCACAACGCATGTTCCGAATCTCAGCCAAGAAGCGCCCACGAGCTGCTGCCATGCCATGCCGCCGTGCCATGGCAGCCAGCCAGTAATAACACATCTCCCGCGCCCGGTTCCCATCGCCGCTCTCTTCCCCAGCGCGTCTTCTTCCCCAGCCGCGCCCTGTCCTCTGTTCTGCTCTGCTCGCCGCGCCCTGAACCTTGCTCCAGCTCGCCGGCTGGATCTCCCTGGTGCCGCGCCCCTGCTCGTCTTCCTCGCGCGCGCCTCCTCCCCATGGCCGACAGCAGGCAGGCAGGTCCTAGCAGACTGCGAGACGGCGGTTGCAGCGGTTCTCCTGCTCGTCACGGTTGCAGCGGGAACCGCGGCCGGCCCTGCTCATCTTCCTCGTCACGGTTGCAGCGGCTGCGAGACGGCGGCGCGCGCTCTGTTTTCTTGTCTCTCACGCGGCAAGGGAGTACTCCGGCCAGGGGTAGATTAGTACGAAGGGGTACACAACCTGCATCAAGAGCAACAAAATAGACGTTAATAGAGCGCGGGAGATTAACTGTCCCAATCTGGCGTGACTTTGAGCTCCATAATACCAAACTGGTGAAGTACAGCTGCGgagtaataaactggtgaatcaGCGTGACGAGAATGTTACAAACTCAAATAACTCGATTGGATCGCGCCACTCTGCACGCCGAGGAGAACTGTATACTGGGGGAGTGGATCGCGCCGAGGAGTGGATTACGGTGGACCGGGATGGGCGGGCACGACCGTGGATCGTGGCGAGGAGCAGATGGGTGAGGGAGTGGATCACGCCGATGGAGAAGGGAGTGAATCGCGCCGAGGAGTGGATCGCGGCGAGGAGGAGAAGGGAGTAGATCGCACCGAGGAGTGGATCGCGGACCTTCCATCCGTGGCCTCAGGCAGAACCGTGCGCCAGCAAAaactgtggacgcctacactaaaaCCTTATAGAGTAGTAATAGATTGATTGTGAGGGTTAAATCTGTAGTGCAGTGTCATTTTTTATGTGAAAAATATATTCACAAGAGACAAAAATGTACACAAACACATATATACATTCACATATTTACGGTTACATTGTACAACAGGGACATAATATTTAAACACATATAACTAATACTATAGTTAAAATGTAAAAGAAAAATTGCTGGAATATGTAAACTAACACACATGTACAAATTAATAAAATGGGTATGGGGTTGAATGAACCATAGCCATATTAAAAAGGGGAAGTAGGGGTTCTGTGCTCTCTATCGACTTATTAGCAGTGTATCCGTAGATACTTGGCCCAATGCAGCGGCCCAGTCCATCAGTGGCCATAATCGGGGTTAAAAGAAGGCCAGGGGCTTTGGAACCCTAGTCTCCATCTTCTCCCCTAGCCACTGTCACCTCCAACGTCGTCGCGGGCCCGATTGCCGTGCGGGCGTGGACTCCACCCCAGGCGCGGGCCCGGCAGCCAGCAGCAGACATAGCCGCCTGGGGGCTCAGGTCTGGCCTCCGTCACGGGGGCCCAGCCCCAGCCACGGGTGCTTGGCCGCTAGCAGTGGGAGCACGACCGCCAACAGAGGACACATGTCCGACCGTAGCCGTCGTGGGCGCGGGACCAACCTTAGCCGCGGATCCGGTCGCCGACCATCTCGCCGTCAGTCCAAGTGCGCCACTGCACAAGTAAAAGCAGTGCCCCATGTCCTCCCCTTCTTCCTTGCAAATTTAGGAGATGGAGTCCTCCttctcctcgtcggaggagaacTGTCCGCTGTCGTGACTGACGTTGGGGAGGTCGGCCTCATCCTTGATGGGGCGCAGACCTGGGCGTCGCGCAGCCGCCTCTCCCACGTGGCGACGTTGCGGGAGCAGTGCGGGAGACGACATCAGGAGTGCGGAAGGTGGCGGGGAATCAACCACTGCATTGGTGTAGATTGGCGGGCAACCTGTCCGGGCTGCCATCGTCGGACGGCGACCAAATCCAGGCAGCGCGGGTGTTGGTGGCCTCCAACGAGGCCTCTCCTCGACTAACGTGGTGGACGCGACAGCCATCGAGCGCAGGGTGGAGATAATGGTGTTCTCGAGGATCCCCGCGTCGCGCAGCACACATGCCGCATACCCATGGACCGGGCAGTAGTCTGGTGGGTACGGGTTGGAGGTCGGCGTCGCCTCAACTGGAGTGGAAGACGGAGGAACAACCGCCACTGTTGGCGCTCGTGCACGGCGCGACATCGGTCCACGGCGCAGTGGTTCACGCGAGCGGTTCTGTGAAGTGTGGGAAGCCACACACCGGTGAAACCGTCGACACTCATCTGCATGATGACGCTGTGGATGGCGAAGCCGACATGGTCGTTGTCGAGGACTCCCACGTGACATGCCCGGATGAACTCGCGGATGACGACTCGCCGGAGTTTCTTCACAAGTCGGCGAAGATTAAGCATCGACATTTTTGTTACCTTTTTCTTTCTTCTTCGCCGGATTTCTGACTGTCTTTTCTGCTTCGATGATGTCGACGGCGGTGGTTGGCCGACGAGTCCTCTGTTTTCTTGATGTTGGCGGCGACCTTTTTCTTTCTTCCTCAGTGGTTGGAGACGTGCATGATAACGTGTTGTAAAGTATCATATTGTGAATGAGAATGAATCTCTACACTATGTATGCCAttaaggtcccgtttgtttcatttcattttgaggaattggaatcttactaatggaatatgctatttttttagaatgtgacattccaccactttctaaagttACCATATAAGCCTatatatctcaaattcatggggtgagagatggaaattgattctatagatttacatgttatTTTTCCGATGTAAAACTTATAGCACAGTCTTCTACTTGCTTCGCCATACCATAaatatagtatataactatctctctcaaatgatttaggataatatacaaatatattacatatataaatatatgaacttaattagttttgtctaaattataattattaaaatggaattcaattccaatgaaacAGACGAGGCATAACAGTAAACAAATATATACACAATGAACGGACGGCTTCACACCCGTACGTCCGTTCGGTCGATTAAGCACTTTTACATTATGGCTAATTAGGATTAAAGGGGATGCGTAACTGCTAATCTTCTGGAGACTTCTTATTATATCTAGATGAGATCACCACCGTCTTTTATCCTTCAGCAGTTCTCAGTGAGTTAAGCAGTGGCGATGATCGCTGCTGCATCTGCATGTGGCGACACGATGCCGCTAGCATCTCCATACATGTACGTACGTCTCTATTATTGAGTTTGGAACATCATGATAATtaggccccgtttcaatctcacgggataaactttagcttcctgctaaactttagctatatgaattgaagtgctaaagtttagcttcaattaccaccattagctctcctgtttagattataaatggctaaaagtagctaaaaaaagctgctaaagtttatctcgcgagattgGAACAGTGCCTTAATCTCCCTTCTTCTCTTTTTCTCCATACTACCCGTATTACTATGTTAATTCCtctgttcttttttatttattgCGGTTTAGTAAAAAATAAACTAGACTGCGACAAATATTCGAAAACAGGATATTATTAGAGAGGGCTTGTTACACAAAATGGTAGTTTTGCATGTACGAGAACTATGGAACACAGACACGCCTTAATTGAGATTTTCTTTTAAAAATCCAGATAACCACTAAGGTTTTCTTTTAAAAAAAGGCATGACGATGTATAGTTTTAAACGAAAACAGCAACAATTAACTAAGACCCATTTAGCAGATCGTGCAATTTGGGTGTGGTTACAGATAAAATCACCCAACGGCCGCCATGGCAAGAGAGATCGTCGGGACATTGTAGTCATACATACAGGTGAGAGGCAGTGCCAGTGCCAGTTATCAGCAGCTCAGCGAGGGAAAGGATAAGGTAGTTACGCCGTTAATTCTGCTCCTACGCCTAGCTGTCACCGGATCATTATCGTCAAAGGCTTATAAAAGGCCCCAGCCCTGACCCTGAGCTGAACCAATCTCTCGTTGTCGCAGCATCCCAGTATCTCAACTCCGCCAAGCCAAGCTCAGCGAAAACTCAGGCGATCGGACGACGCCCCAAGGAACAAGTGCAGCGGAACGAAGcttcggcgtcctcgtcgtcccgTCGCAAGGTAACAGCAACCAACCAATCCATCCTCTGTCTTCCTGTTCCTGATCAATCTGCTTGCACGTACGCCGGCCGCCCCCACGCGTTACCACATCTCTTTACGGATCCCACGCTGTAGTTTAAGGACGCCGTACGTCGCCGATCGTACCAACAACCTACCTACCTACTAGCGCCTTCCTGCTGTTAGATACTTAGATGTGGTGCATAGGTTCAGTCAGGATTAGAAGAAAAAAAGAGAGGAGGCGACGGCGGCGATATCGGCTTTTCCTTGGTCTGCAATGCACCCTCTGCGGTGCCTTCGATTGCTTCGCTTCAGTCGGAGGGGAGAGCCTGGGATAGATTCCTGCAGCCTCGTGTATGATTCCTGGCGGCGTTAGTCAGGTTTCTGAAATGCGAAGCTTCGCTTCGGTTATGGCTCGTTCGTCTTCGTCTTGGATTTCTAATTTCTTAACATCCTGCCATTGCCGTGCTGCGTCTTGGATCCTTATTATGTCAGAAGAGTAATTCTGGGGGTTCCAAAATAGCCACTGATGATGGCTTTGCACAGAAACAAAGTGCACCCATCAATCGGCTGTTGATGAATGATGTTGTCGGTTCTTATTCCATTACCTGCCACTTTGTACCGGATTGTTGTTATACATACCATACCATACAGTCAGCATTTTAAAAATTGTTAGCCTTTTTCACGTGGTCCTCCAGCTGCAGAGGCTAATGTTGTTTCTTTTCCTTTGTGCAGTGCAGATCACAAGTCCATAACAAGAAAGACAACAAAACTATGCTGAAAGATGTGCTTGCATAGAAGAGACTTCTGCAGCAACACCACCAAGGGCCTGGTGGTTCTTGCGCAAGGTCCGCAGGCCTGCTCGTCTCTTGACTTGAGCGGCGGTCACCTTGCCTGCATCTACTCCACGCCCTTCAGACTCCGACGCCACCGACCCATAAGGCGCAGTCCACCTGATTGACAACAGAAAGCTAGCCCTGTGCGTGATCACATAGTTTTTATGGAGATAAAAGATATGAAGACCAGAGGGAAGACTTTGACGGAGCGGTACGAGATGGGGAAGCTGCTGGGGAAAGGCGCGTTCGGGAAGGTGCACTATGCAAGGGACCTCGAGTCCAACCAGGGTGTTGCTATCAAGATCATGGACAAGGACAGGGTGCTCAAGGCCGGGCTCTCGGAGCAGGTAAAGCGTGAGATCACGACTATGCGGCTGGTGGAACACAAAAACATCGTTCGTCTCCATGAGGTCATGGCGACACGGAACAAGATCTACATCATCATGGAGTATGCCAAAGGGGGTGAGCTCTTAGACAAGGTTAAGAGGAGCGGCAGGCTGACGGAGGCTGACACACACAGATACTTCCAACAGCTCATTGGCGCACTGGATCACTGCCACAGCCGAGGCGTGTACCACCGGGACTTGAAGCGTGAGAATCTGTTGTTGGATGAGAATGGGGACCTTAAGGTGTCTGACTTTGGACTGAGCGCGTTTTCAGAGTCGAGGAGGACAGATGGGCTGCTCCATACTGTCTGTGGGACACCAGTGTATATAGCTCCGGAGGTGATCAAGAAGACGGGATACGATGGTGCAAAATCAGACATCTGGTCTTGTGGTGTCGTCCTGTTTGTTCTCGCTGCTGGCTACCTCCCTTTCCAGGGCCCAAACATGATGGAGATTTATCGAAAGATACATGATAGTGATTTCAGGTGCCCCAGTTGGTTTTCACACAAACTCAAGAGGCTGCTATACAAGATTCTGAACCCCAACCCTAGCATGAGACCTTCAATTCAGGAGATAAAAGAGTCTACCTGGTTTCGAAAAGGTCCTAGGGAGATCAGTGCAGTGAAGGAGAAAGTTCTTAGCGAGAATGCCACCGCCACAAATGCTGCCCCAGTGCTTGCTGCTAGGCGCAAGGAGATTGCTCACGAAGATAAGACCCTGGTTGCCACAAAACTCAATGCCTTTGAAATCATCGCGTTCTCAGCAGGGTTGGACCTTTCTGGTCTGTTTATCAaggagtgcaggaaggagacacgGTTCACTTCAGATAAGCCTGCATTGGCCATCATCTCAAAGCTTGAAGATGTCGCGAAAGCACTGAATCTCAGGATAAGGAAGAAGGACAACAACACTGTCATCATTCAAGGGAGGAAGCATGGGGGCAATGGTGTCCTTCAGTTTGACACGCAGATCTTTGAGATCACACCATCCTGCCATCTCGTTCAGATGAAACAAACTAGTGGCGATCTACTTGAGTACCAGAAACTGTTGGAAGAGGGCATCCGACCAGGGCTGAAGGACGTTGTCTGGGCTTGGCATGGAGATGATCTGCAGCAGAAGTAGGAGTAGCTTCAGCTGTCTCCCGTAGATTATGTTCTACATTCCATTCCTTATTTTTTAGCAACAACATTCCCTTTTTTGTATTGGTGGTGATATGAACCATTAGGCTATGTTTTGTTTGAGCAATAATTGTTGTGGAGTTGAGTTGTTGTGTTACATTCTGAAGATTGTTACAGTTTTGTAATGGCTGTCAATATCAGTAATGAAAATAAATGTTGTTGATCCTTAAAAAGGGTCGAGCTTTCCAGGTGATACATTAGTAGTTTGATGTGTAGCAGATGCAACCATATTATCCTCTTGCAACATTATGCAGTGCTGCATGGTGCACACAAATCTTCAGTGCAAAAAGGAGAGGCTGACTGAAACTGAAACCATAGCTGAGTAGGGATCATCTTACTGCAACAACACATTCAAAAGTTAGACCAAGTGAAGGGTACATGACCCAGCTTGAAGGGCTTTCATGCTCTCTTTTTTACTACTAATGTCTTTGAATGGGGGGTGTCAGTTTTCACTCAAAGCATGTAGCACTAGACAGAAATCGTGGGGTTGCTGCAGATTGCACCACTAGTCATCGCCATTTCGACAATGGAGGATGCGACCAGTAAGCAGCAACAGTAGGCTCAGAATTGAAGGCCAAGGCAGCCAGAACATGGCGTTTTACAGCTATAAGGAGCTTAGTTGATAATGTCTAGTTGACATTTCACAATACTGATGCTAAAGGTTGTTTGTGTACTTGCCCAAATTGCGGGCAACTGGGGCACCGGAAAACAAGTTACAAGTGCCCTTTAAATGGAACCAAAAAAAGGTGTGTGCCACTGCTGCATCAGTTGTAAAATTAAAATGTTGTTtgtattatattatatttatatACCATCATTGTATCCCTCTTTGTAGGAAGAGAAAGCCGCGGAAGAATACGACAAAAAATTGGATACCAAAAGAGTTGCGGACTGCCACATCACCAAATATTGAAGCTGCAAACGAAGAGGAAGCACCAAGTGGTGAACTAGTGACAAGGGCACCAATTGTTGTAGCTGCTGATGAAGATGAAGCACCAATTGTGGAGGCTGCTAATGATGAAGCACCAAATGTGGTGGCTGCTAATGAAGATGAAGCACCAATTGTGGTAGCTGCTAATGAAGATGAACACATGACTGCTACTTCGCCACCTAGAAGTGTCAAATGGGTAGTTAAGAAAATTACCCCCCGAAAGAAACTGAAGAACCGTGCAGATCACAGACAGTAGATCTGAAACTGAGAAAGTGTTGTCTGTTTGTTCCCAGAAACTGAGAAAGTGTATTGTCTGTATTATGTACTTGATCCCAGAACTTAACTGAAGTGTTGTCTGTTGTCTGTTTCTTCCCAGTTTATGGTTTAGTGTCTGTCTGTATTATGTACTTGATTCCAGAACTTAACTGAAGTATTGTCTGTTTTATGTATTTGAGAAAGTGTTGTCTTGTCTGAAACTGAAATGGTTGTCTGGTTTGATCTGCAACTGAACTGGTGAACATCACCAAAAAATGGCTGTTATCTGAAACTGGAGTGTTGTCTTGTCTGAAACTGAACTGGTGAACATCACCAAAATCTGCTGAACATCACCAGAAACtggctgtctctggtggcctgcaCCACCTCTTCCCGCCTCCCCCTGTTTCGGCCCTGGTTTCAGTGCCTCCTAGTGCGCCTGCGTCGGTACTCCTCCCATCCGTTCTCTTGCCTAGGTAGCTGAACACCACCAGAAACTAAAGACAGCTGAAAACAGCCAGTTCTGGTCGTTCAGTTGAGATTCTGGTCGAAAAGCAGTTCACCAGTTCAGTTCAGTTCAGTTGAAGACAGCCAGTTCAGTTGAGATTCTGTTCAGTTCACCAGAAACTGAAGACAGCCAATTCGAAAAGCATAGATTGGCTGGCTTTATTTCGACCAGAATCTCAAATGAAGACAGCCAGTTCGCCAGTTCGAAAAGCAGTTCACCAGAAACTGAACTGCTGAACTGAACTGCTTAACTGAAAATACAGCCAGT harbors:
- the LOC100384585 gene encoding putative CBL-interacting protein kinase family protein isoform X1, with protein sequence MEIKDMKTRGKTLTERYEMGKLLGKGAFGKVHYARDLESNQGVAIKIMDKDRVLKAGLSEQVKREITTMRLVEHKNIVRLHEVMATRNKIYIIMEYAKGGELLDKVKRSGRLTEADTHRYFQQLIGALDHCHSRGVYHRDLKRENLLLDENGDLKVSDFGLSAFSESRRTDGLLHTVCGTPVYIAPEVIKKTGYDGAKSDIWSCGVVLFVLAAGYLPFQGPNMMEIYRKIHDSDFRCPSWFSHKLKRLLYKILNPNPSMRPSIQEIKESTWFRKGPREISAVKEKVLSENATATNAAPVLAARRKEIAHEDKTLVATKLNAFEIIAFSAGLDLSGLFIKECRKETRFTSDKPALAIISKLEDVAKALNLRIRKKDNNTVIIQGRKHGGNGVLQFDTQIFEITPSCHLVQMKQTSGDLLEYQKLLEEGIRPGLKDVVWAWHGDDLQQK